CCACGTTATTTAATCATAAATTGAAGTTTACTCCATTATCTGAATGTATGGATCATTTGTCGTTGGCTGCAGCTTGGGCTGAGGGTGAATGGGGATATATTCGGAATAAAGGTGTTGAATACCGTAAGAATCTTCTTAATGGCTTGAAGGATTATGTGTATGTAGGAACATTGGGCGATGAGCCTGTCGCGCTTTTTGCTATTTTTCCCAAAGAAATGGCTGCTGAGTTTAGCAATAAAAAATTTAAAGCGCCTGCTGTGAGTGAGTTAATGTATGTTTATGTGGACAAACCCTATCGCGGTTTAGGTTTAGGTAGGCAAATAATTGAGAAAGCGAAGCAAATAGCAAAAGCACAAGAGGCGGAATTCATCATGCTTGATACTTTAAAACCTTCATTAAATCGGTTTTATGGAAATGGTAAGGAACATTCCAAGACTCAAATTATTGCAGAAAATCAATTGTTTTCTCACCCTACCGATGTACTGGTAATTAAATTGTAGTAGCAAAATTTGTTCATTAATCATCCTACATGCCTCATTTCCTGATATAATAATTGCTTTAATTTGAACTATTTACATAGTGAGTATTAATTGATTACCCATCGCATGGAGCTTCGTTCCTATCATACTGAAAGTTGTAGTCATTCTCATGATTTTGCACAATGGATTCTTCCTCTTTCCGGTTCTATGGAGTTAGAAGCGGGTCATTACTCAGGGGTTGTAAAGGAGCATATTGGAGTATTCATCGCACCTAATGAAAGGCATTGTTTTGCTGGGAGTATGGAAAATCTTTTTTTAGTGATTGATGTGCCTACTGAAAATCATCTTTTCGAAGAGGGTAGATCGCATGCCTTTGATTTAACAACCAATATTAAAAAACTCATCACCTTTACACATCACTACTTGGCAGATCATGAAGGAGATATTTTTGCTGATTCTTTGATTAATCAATTAATTATTCATTTTGCCACTAAATCGTGTACACCTGAATTGGATCCCGTTGCGATTAAGGCAAAAAACTGGATTGATTTGAATTTTCCCCATGCAGTTAATGTAAGTAAAGTGGCACAATATTGCTATCTCAGCATCAGTCAACTGCAACGGCGATTCAAACTTGCTCTAGGTTGTAGTGTGGCAGAGTACTGGCGCTTTAAAAAATTGCATCATGCTCAGCAATTACTTGCTTCACAAGATCGCTCTATTGAAGCCATCGCTCTTGCAGTAGGTTATGAAAATTTGTCTGCGTTCAGTCGACGCTTCAGTAAAGTATTTGGTGAATCGCCTTCTCAATGGAGAACAAAAGCGTTATCAGCACATAAAATGCGTGAAATGGATAACTCATACTGAGTTCAAACTTGATAAACTATGAATTCGTTCTCATTTTATTCAATGAAGTAATTTATTATGAACAAATCCAATGCTTCTTTTTTCAAGGGTATGTTTTTCCTTATTTTGGCGCAAATTATGGTGGGTATAAATATTGTTTTTTCCAAGTATGTCCTCTCTTCGATTCCCGTGGTATTTATATTAACACTCCGCTTTACTCTGGCTGCGCTCATTTTATTGCCTTTGCATTGGTTTACAGCCGCGAAAAACAAACCGGTTAGGTTTTATTTTTCTCAGTTGAAGTTAAGAGATTGGTATTTTATTGGGGCTCAGGCAATTTCCGCTGGAATATTGTTTAATTTCCTTATCTTATGGGGATTAAATTATACCGATGCTAATGTGGCAGGTATTATTACCAGTGCCTTGCCAGCCATCATCGCGATCATGTCTTGGCTTATTCTGGGTGAAAAAATTTCAGGGAAAAAAACTATTTGTGTAGGATTTGCCACACTGGGATTAATAATTATTGCTTACAATAAGCTGGCTGGAATTGAAGCGAACCATTCTTTTTTTGGAGATGCACTTGTTTTAATTTCTCTTTTGCCCGAAGCGACCTATTATATTTTAAGCAGAATACATGCTAATTCTCTGCCAGTGTTTCTGATTTCTTCTTTACTCAATGCTATGAATGCCCTTTTATTAATACTTTGTTTAAGTTTTAGTTCTTGGAGTGACTTAACGATCCATCCAATAGATTGGCTTATTCTAATCATTTTAGGTTTAAGCTCTGGCCTTTTTTATGTTTTTTGGAATTTTGGATGTCAGAAAGTAGATGGTGTGATGGCCTCATTATCTACCGCGGTGATGCCCTTGGCTACCGTACTTATTGCCTGGATGTTGCTTGGTGAACGTTTGACTACTGGACAATCTATAGGGATGGGAATGGTAATTCTGTCTATAGCCGTATATGCAAAGCGCTAATATACATAATAGAGCTCTGCGGTGTTCATTTACTTCAGGTAGACGGTGTTTCCGTAACCGACATGCCTTGCACCAAAAACTGCAGGTTACAGAAGAGTTCCAATGTTGATGCTTTAGGCAAGAAAGTTGATTTACTTTGCAACATCTCCTCAAGCCACGTTATGATTTACTATACCCATTTTAAGTTTAATTATTATGCCTCACTTGATTTTGGAATTAAGCAGTAATATTAAGACTCGGCCTTTAAATCAGTTATTTGATAAGTTACATCATTTGCTTGCAGAAAAACTTCCTACTCAATTATCAAATTGTAGGAGCAGATGTATGGTGCATCCGTTATTTTTTATTGGAGATCAAAGAATTGAAAATGCATTTGTACATTTAACTCTGAAAATACTCCCTGGGAGAGAAGATGCTAAGAAAAAAAACCTAGCTAAAGAGATTTTTGATTCATTAAAGGATTTTTTCAGATCGGAAGAAAATCAATTAAATATCATGTTTTCAGTAGAAATATTAGACTTGGATGGCCATTATTTTAAAGGTTAAGGTATTTTTCTCCTGGACTAGGGTTTTACTAATTCAGGTCCTTCTCAAGTTATAAAACAGGATTCTAATGATTGCGAAAAAAAAATGGGAACATTTTTCTCATGAATCAGATATCGGGGTAAGAGGATATGGTTCTACTTTATCTGCGGCGTTTGCTATGGGAGCTTTAGCTTTGACCAATGTGATTACAAACGCCCAATCGGTCCAACCCAATAAGACATTGCATATAACGTGTGAGGCACCAAGCCAGGAAATTTTATTTGTCGACTGGTTAAATGCCATCATTTATAACATGGCTGTTCATAACATGCTTTTTAGCCAGTTCGAGGTTTCCATCAAGGATTTGCAGTTAACTGCTATAATTGCAGGAGAACCCGTGGATATCAAGCGACATCAACCCGCAGTAGAAGTCAAGGGTGCTACGTTCACCGAATTAAAAGTGTTCCACGACAATAAGTCTTGGATCGCACAATGTGTTGTTGATGTATAAGACTTAAATTTATTTCAATAGGCTCTTAGGAATTAAGGTAGGGAACCAATGGATCTAAATCTGTTAGAAAAAATAAGTGATGTTGAATGGCGAATTCCCAAACATGGGAAGATGCGCGTTCCTGGGATTATTTTTGCTTCAGAAGAGTTGATCCTTAATATGGATATGAAAGTCCATGAACAAGTCAGTAACGTAGCAACTTTGCCAGGCATTGTTCGTGGTTCCTATGCTATGCCTGATGCACATTGGGGGTATGGATTCCCAATTGGAGGTGTTGCTGCATTTGATCCGGATAATGACGGTGTGGTTTCTGCTGGGGGTGTGGGTTTTGATATTTCTTGTGGGGTACGACTTTTATCTACAGGTCTTAAACGGGAAGAATTTGATCCTTATAAGGAACAATTGGCAGATTCACTCTTTGCTCATATCCCGGCAGGCGTAGGAAGTAAAAGCCGGATTAATCTAACAATGAAGCAAATGGATGATATGCTGCGTGGTGGGGCTGTTTGGGCTGTCAAGCAAGGATATGGTGAACGTGAAGATTTGGAACGAATCGAAGATAATGGTCGAGTAGCAGGGGCGTTACCTGAACATGTTTCAGAACAAGCCAAAAAACGACAAAAAAATGAAATGGGTACTTTAGGTTCAGGCAACCATTATTTAGAAATTCAAGAAGTACGAACTGTATATTGTGAAAAAACCGCTGCTGCATTTGGTTTAGCTCAAGGAGACGTAGTAGTGAGTATTCATTGCGGTTCTCGCGGATTAGGTCATCAAATTGGAACCGATTTTCTGCGTTCCATGTTAATTCATGCACAGCAATATGGTATTCAACTTATTGATCGAGAATTAGCCTGCGCGCCTATTCGTTCCCCGATGGGTGAACGTTATTTAGGCGCGATGCGTTCAGCAATTAATTGTGCCCTGGCAAATCGAGAAATTATTACTCATTTTATGCGTGAGGTTTTTCAGAATGAGATACCAGGAACGCAAATCAAACTTATCTATGATGTATCCCATAACACCTGTAAGGAGGAAACGCATGAGGTAGATGGTAAGACCATGCGTTTATTTGTCCATCGCAAAGGAGCCACTCGAGCTTTTGGTCCTGGAAATCCTCAATTAACCCAAGCTTTAAGCCATGTAGGCCAACCGGTAATTATTGGGGGCAGCATGGGTACCTCATCGTATGTTCTTGTGGGAACAGCAAGTGCCGAACTTAAATCTTTTGGCTCTGCTTGTCATGGTGCAGGACGTGCCATGAGTCGACATCAAGCCACCAAGCAATGGAGGGGTAGTGAAATCATTGATCGATTAGCACAACAAGGCATTCTAATTCGCAGTAGTTCCTATCGGGGCGTAGCAGAGGAGGCTCCGGAGGCCTACAAGAATGTTGATTTCGTTGTTGATTCGGCCCAAGAATCCGGACTAACCAAAAAGGTCGCCAAGCTTATACCTATTGTTTGTATTAAAGGATAGTCTAACCCTTCATAATCGTTCACACCCCATCCACTGAAATTTTAATTTGCTACAAAGTTTTTTGCGCCAGCAAAAGACCAAAGAGACCCTGAATTGGCTTGCCTGATTCATCAAGCTTATGTAGTTTCCCGATGGTTTCTCTATATTCTAAAATGGACCAGCCGCAGTCTTGATAATCATGATAAAGTTCTTCGGGGTCGGCCAAGTAAGTAAAGAATGAGGGTAATTCAAATTGCTCTGACCGAATCGGGAAAACCAGAAAATGAAATCCTTGCATTACGGTGGCATCTCGTAATTCATGCAAAAGAGATGGAATTCGTTCCGCATTTAAAAATTGTAGGGATACGGTTGCAATGACTAAATCATAAGCTTCTTTTTCAAGATTTAATGGATGGTGGAGATCATGCACTACAGGATTAAGTGTGGCTATTTTTTCATCATGAGCGATCTTACGAATGTTTTCTATAGCCGCTTCATTATGATCCATTCCAGTTACCGTATGCCCCTTAAGTGCTAAGAAAAGAGGGTTTCTTCCTGAACCACAACCTACATCAAGAATCTTTAATTTGTTTTGGTGCTGGAAGTAGGTGGTATAAACATAATATAAATCAGAATGCACATTACCTAATTTGTATTTTTTATCAAAATAGCGATGGGGTTTACAATAAAAGTCTAAAGAGGCATTAAAAACCGGACTGATGGGTATTATCTTGTGCCAAGAAGCAGGGGGGATTATGATTTGTGCGTTTTTTTCATTTAGGCATTGGCGAGACAATTCGTTTCCATGTCCGTCTAAGAAAACAAAATCAATTTCCCCAGCGTGAACTTGTAGTTTACCCCAGGTTCCTTCTTTGGTACTGTGCTTCTCTAGGAAGAATTTGAGCTTCCCATCATGGGTTATATGGAGTTGTTTATAGCAAATAAGATCATCATAAAAAGCAGCCATGCATTCCTCTCTAAAATATGTTGAGTACAGATCCTCTAGTGGAAATTATAGCTTTATTTGCCTAGTGTATTAAAAGGATTAATGAATATTTTCAACGAAAGAGCAGGTTTGGGCATGAGCACCTCTTTGATTTTACATCCTGTTGCGCCTTTTAGATTGGATTATACTGTTTTTGCTTTACGCAGAAGAAGTAAAAACAATGTGGATCTATGGGATGGGCAACATTACACAAGACTGTTAGTCATGGACAACATGCCTGTCAAAGTGGTTGTTACACAAGAACTCAATGAGGCGCAACTATTACTCACTATTGAGAGCGAATACCCCGAGTTATTTTTAAACCGCATTGGTAATGAACTGGAGAAGCTTCTGGGGCTAAAATGCAATTTAAATCATTTTTATCAAATCACGCAACAAGATGCTCAATTACAACCTGTTGTTTGCCAATTTAAAGGTCTTAAACCCCCCCGATTTCCTTCCATTTTTGAAGCACTGGTTAATGCGATTTCCTGTCAACAAATATCTCTAGACGCTGGATTGCATATTCAAAATCGATTGACCGAGTTCTTAAGTATAAGACTACAGGAAAAAGAGCGAGTCCTTTATGCATTTCCAAGACCGGATGCAGTGGCAAATTGCACCGTTTCTGAACTTAAAAAAATAGGCTATAGCACTCATAAAAGTGAAACTCTAATTCAAATCGCAGCGGCCATTGTTGACGATCAATCAAGTTTTAGTTCTTTGGAAAATAAATCAAATGATGAGGTCCTTAGCTTTTTATGTCGTTTTAAAGGAATAGGACGTTGGACGGCTGAATATGTTTTATTACGCGGTTTGGGACGAACCGATATTTTTCCTGGTGATGATGTGGGTGCACAAAATAATTTATATCAAATGTTACATCTTGATAAGAAGCCAGATTATAAAAAAATAGCGGAAATCACTGCGAAATGGTATCCCTATGCAGGGCTTGTTTATTTTCATTTATTATTAAAAAAACTGGATGAAAAAAGGGTACTAAAATAATCTTCGGTTTATAAAATCAATCCACTGAAAGCCTTTGTTTTATGATAAATTTTGTATAAAATTATCAGCTTAGCTCGGGATAGGCTGTATACTGCTGCTTATTTCGGTTTCTGCGGTGTTCAACTTAGGTGAACTTCGCTCTTTTAAAACAAAGAAGCACTAGAGCAAAACTTTATGGTAGGAAATGAGCTCTATATTCACATAAGGAATGTGTCGAATGGATTATCTATCCTCAAATTCAATCGCTGAACCCATCAACTCGGATAAAGTCTCAAACGTATTAAAATGGGTTCTTTTAATTACGGCCATTATTTGCTTTATCATATTAATTTGGGGAACCTATAAAACCTATCAACTTGCCCCTCCTTTACCGCAGCAATTTCAATCCCCTTCGGGACAGGTCGTCATGACTGCAGAGGATATAGTCGCGGGTAAAGCAGGTTTTCAACGTGCAGACCTTATGGATTATGGAAGTCTTTATGGAATGGGTTCTTATTTTGGCGAGGATTATACGGCAAAATATTTAGTAAGCCTGGGACGAATTACAGAGGATAAAATAGCACAACAACGTTTTGGCAAACCTTTTATGAATCTGGCTGAAGGGGAACAATACGTCGTTCGCCAAGCAATGCAACGCGATTTACAACAGACAGATTTGAGCCAACCAATCAGTATGTTGTCGCAGCCAGTAGCTGATGCGATAGTGCAATTGCGGAATCAAATTTCACAAACCCTACTTAATCATGATCCAGAAACCGGTTGGACCAAAGCGTACAGCTTGAATCAGCAAACTGCCCTGCAGACGGCTGATTTTCTAATTTATTCTTCCCTTACTACAATTGCTCATAGACCAGGACAAAACAGTTCTTATACCAATAATTGGCCCTATGAACCTACAATGGGTAACACACCCACACCCAATACTTTCTTCTGGACCTGGGTATCATTTTGTTTCGTATTTTTGGGGTTTGGCGCAGTACTTTATATTTATCATCGCTTTTTGAGTGGGCCTGATGACGCATTCAAAACACCTATATTTTGGGGATTTGAGCCCTTAACGCCGAGTCAGCGCAAGGTGGGGCAGTATTTTGTAATTGTGGCACTGGTTTTGCTGATTCAAATCGCTGTAGGTGTAATTATGGCGCACTATTATGCAGAACGTACGGGTTTTTATGGAATAAATATCAATGATTTTTTACCTTTTAATTTCTTGCGTGATGTACACATCCAGACACCGATTGTTTGGATCGCTCTTTCATGGGTGAGCGCGGCAGTTTTTATGGCACCGCTTATCAGTAAAAAAGAAGCGAAAAGACAAGGTCTGCTAGTCGACCTTCTCTTTTGGGTCACCCTTTTTATTGTGGGCGGTGCAATCATTGGTAATTACTTGGGAATTATGGGATATGTGAATGAATCTTGGTTTTGGATAGGTAATCAGGGATTATCCTATCTGCAGCTCGGTCGATTATGGCAAATTGGATTCTGTTTAGGGCTTTTCTTGTGGAGTTTTATCGTGTTCCGAGGTATGTGGCCTACGTGGAATGGCTTAAAAACTGCTACGGTTGAGTTTTGGACCGGTCGTATTCGTTTAGAGCATCTTTTTTGGGCAAGCACGATAAATGTGGCTGTATTGTATTGTTTTGGCATGATTCCTTTAACCGGAATTGAAAAATCGTTCACAATCACGGACTTCTGGCGTTGGTGGGTGGTTCACCTCTGGGTGGAGCAGTCTTTTGAGTTTTTTGCAGCGTGTGCTACGGCTTATCTTTTAATGGGAACAGGGCTTGTATCTCGTGCTTTAGCGGAACGAACAATGTATTTTGAAACCATTTTAATATTCTTAGGCGGTATTATTGGCACAGGTCATCACTGGTATTGGACTGGCACTCCGGATCTGTGGGTGCCATTAGGAACAATGTTTTCCTTTATTGAAGTATTGCCTTTGGTTCTTCTTATCATTGATTCCATTGAACATCGTCAATTAATTAAACGAGAACGTGCGTTTACCTATAATCTGGCCTATGTCTATATCTTGGGGGCCTCTTTTTGGAATTTTGTGGGCGCAGGAGTATTTGGTGGCGGTACGCTGAATGCCCCACTTGTAAATTATTATGAGCATGGAACTTTTCTTACTTTAAACCATGCCCATACGGCACTATTCGGGGCATTTGGTTTGCTGGGTCTTGGTTTAATTTATTTTTGTTTACGTTATGCCGCAGGAGATCGCTACCCATGGAGTGATCGTTTAGGAATCTGGGCTTTTTGGTTATATAACCTGGGGCTTGTTTTATGGATTGTTTTGAATTTCTTTCCTATTGGGTGGGCGCAGTTGATGGATGTGTATGAGCATGGTTTTGCTCATTCACGAAGCCTTGAATTTTATAATACAACCTTATTATGGCAATGGTTACGCTTTCCTGGAGATGTTGTATTTGCTTTAGGCGCATTATTGATGGCCTATGATTTTATCAAAAAGCTGCGTCCATTTTTTCCACGTTGGGTAGGAGCGAAGACTTTAGAACAACAACCTGTTGAGGATTTGAGAGCAATGTAAATTTAAGGGAGGGATTTATGCCTGAGCTTTTTACGATTGGTCATTCAACACATACTTTGCAGGAGTTTCTTGAAATAATTCAAGCACATCAAATAACTCATGTTGTTGATGTGCGAACAATACCTCGTTCGCGCACTGTTCCATGGTTTAATAAAGGAGAATTTGAAAAATCGCTTGGAAAAGAAAAAATTGCGTACACACACATTGCTAAATTAGGTGGTTTGCGTAAGGTTGAAAAAAACTCTATTAATACTGGATGGCGAAATCCGAGTTTTCGTGGATTTGCTGATTATATGCAAACGGAGGATTTTCTTGAAGGAATTGATGCCTTAAATCATTTAATAAAAGACTATAAAGTTGCGATTATGTGTGCCGAAGCAGTCCCTTGGCGGTGTCATCGTTCGCTCATTGGGGATGCTGAAATAATTCGAGATTATACCGTTTGGGATATAATGAACAAAACAACCGCAAAACCCCATCAGTTGACTTCTTTTGCTGTGGTAGATAAAAAGAAGGAGCCCGTGCAAATTTATTATCCTCAACAGTAAGTTAAATCAAGACGTAGGTTACCACCCTCCCTGATGCGGTCTATGTTTCTTCATTTGGCTTTCATTTTCACCCCGATGATAATGTAATTTCCATACCGATTGATTGGCCTTTTTATCCCAAAACGGATGATAGTCAATGGCAAAACAGCGCTTTAATTTCCCATGTTCCAGTTCCTTATAAATATTAAATCCACCTCCGCCACTTTTCTCATAAAACAAAAAAGCAGCACGGTAATTGCCTTTGCGAAGTAAGGCATACATTGCTATAGAGGTAGTTAGGATGCCAATGGTGCGGTTCATTATTTTTTGATTTTCAGGGGATATTTTTTCTTCAGTAGGAATTTTTTCGTTTTTATTCATCATTTTCTAGGGTGTCCTTAAATGCGCGTTATAGTGCTGGATTTTATACTATTTTCAATTCGCTTACGCCACATTTTAAAGTGCTTATAATCAATAAGTTAGTTTAACATTTCACAAGACTCATGTTTTGGTATACTTTTGAGTTAACTCTCTTATTCAATTGTGCCGAAATGTACATTCACTCCAATCAATTAGTTTTTTCACCCTCCGATCTCACTCAATTTATGGAGAGTCCTTTTGTATCTTGGATAGAACATCTTGCCGTGGTACATCCTAATTTATTACCGCCGCCTGATGAGAGCGATAAATTAATTGATGTATTGCAATATTTAGGTCATCAGCATGAATTAGAGCTCTTGGCTTTTTTTGAAAAGCAAGGATTATCCGTTGCGAATCTGTTTCAACACCCGAATTCATATGAGGCAACATTAACAGCGATGAAGGATGGAATCGAGGTGATCTATCAGGCTCATTTGCAATTGCTTCCCTTTCAGGGTTATGCAGATTTTCTAATAAAAACTACAGGAAAAAGTCGGTTTGGTGAGTACAATTATGAGGTGTTGGATACCAAACTTGCCCGTTCGGTAAAACCTGGTTTTCTGTTGCAATTATGTTGCTATGCAGAAATGCTTGAAGCCATGCAAGGCTGTAGAACAGAA
The DNA window shown above is from Legionella sp. PC997 and carries:
- a CDS encoding GNAT family N-acetyltransferase; translated protein: MLIFSTTLFNHKLKFTPLSECMDHLSLAAAWAEGEWGYIRNKGVEYRKNLLNGLKDYVYVGTLGDEPVALFAIFPKEMAAEFSNKKFKAPAVSELMYVYVDKPYRGLGLGRQIIEKAKQIAKAQEAEFIMLDTLKPSLNRFYGNGKEHSKTQIIAENQLFSHPTDVLVIKL
- a CDS encoding AraC family transcriptional regulator, translating into MELRSYHTESCSHSHDFAQWILPLSGSMELEAGHYSGVVKEHIGVFIAPNERHCFAGSMENLFLVIDVPTENHLFEEGRSHAFDLTTNIKKLITFTHHYLADHEGDIFADSLINQLIIHFATKSCTPELDPVAIKAKNWIDLNFPHAVNVSKVAQYCYLSISQLQRRFKLALGCSVAEYWRFKKLHHAQQLLASQDRSIEAIALAVGYENLSAFSRRFSKVFGESPSQWRTKALSAHKMREMDNSY
- a CDS encoding DMT family transporter, which produces MNKSNASFFKGMFFLILAQIMVGINIVFSKYVLSSIPVVFILTLRFTLAALILLPLHWFTAAKNKPVRFYFSQLKLRDWYFIGAQAISAGILFNFLILWGLNYTDANVAGIITSALPAIIAIMSWLILGEKISGKKTICVGFATLGLIIIAYNKLAGIEANHSFFGDALVLISLLPEATYYILSRIHANSLPVFLISSLLNAMNALLLILCLSFSSWSDLTIHPIDWLILIILGLSSGLFYVFWNFGCQKVDGVMASLSTAVMPLATVLIAWMLLGERLTTGQSIGMGMVILSIAVYAKR
- a CDS encoding 5-carboxymethyl-2-hydroxymuconate Delta-isomerase, producing the protein MPHLILELSSNIKTRPLNQLFDKLHHLLAEKLPTQLSNCRSRCMVHPLFFIGDQRIENAFVHLTLKILPGREDAKKKNLAKEIFDSLKDFFRSEENQLNIMFSVEILDLDGHYFKG
- a CDS encoding archease, which encodes MIAKKKWEHFSHESDIGVRGYGSTLSAAFAMGALALTNVITNAQSVQPNKTLHITCEAPSQEILFVDWLNAIIYNMAVHNMLFSQFEVSIKDLQLTAIIAGEPVDIKRHQPAVEVKGATFTELKVFHDNKSWIAQCVVDV
- a CDS encoding RtcB family protein gives rise to the protein MDLNLLEKISDVEWRIPKHGKMRVPGIIFASEELILNMDMKVHEQVSNVATLPGIVRGSYAMPDAHWGYGFPIGGVAAFDPDNDGVVSAGGVGFDISCGVRLLSTGLKREEFDPYKEQLADSLFAHIPAGVGSKSRINLTMKQMDDMLRGGAVWAVKQGYGEREDLERIEDNGRVAGALPEHVSEQAKKRQKNEMGTLGSGNHYLEIQEVRTVYCEKTAAAFGLAQGDVVVSIHCGSRGLGHQIGTDFLRSMLIHAQQYGIQLIDRELACAPIRSPMGERYLGAMRSAINCALANREIITHFMREVFQNEIPGTQIKLIYDVSHNTCKEETHEVDGKTMRLFVHRKGATRAFGPGNPQLTQALSHVGQPVIIGGSMGTSSYVLVGTASAELKSFGSACHGAGRAMSRHQATKQWRGSEIIDRLAQQGILIRSSSYRGVAEEAPEAYKNVDFVVDSAQESGLTKKVAKLIPIVCIKG
- the tehB gene encoding SAM-dependent methyltransferase TehB, with protein sequence MAAFYDDLICYKQLHITHDGKLKFFLEKHSTKEGTWGKLQVHAGEIDFVFLDGHGNELSRQCLNEKNAQIIIPPASWHKIIPISPVFNASLDFYCKPHRYFDKKYKLGNVHSDLYYVYTTYFQHQNKLKILDVGCGSGRNPLFLALKGHTVTGMDHNEAAIENIRKIAHDEKIATLNPVVHDLHHPLNLEKEAYDLVIATVSLQFLNAERIPSLLHELRDATVMQGFHFLVFPIRSEQFELPSFFTYLADPEELYHDYQDCGWSILEYRETIGKLHKLDESGKPIQGLFGLLLAQKTL
- a CDS encoding DNA-3-methyladenine glycosylase, which encodes MNIFNERAGLGMSTSLILHPVAPFRLDYTVFALRRRSKNNVDLWDGQHYTRLLVMDNMPVKVVVTQELNEAQLLLTIESEYPELFLNRIGNELEKLLGLKCNLNHFYQITQQDAQLQPVVCQFKGLKPPRFPSIFEALVNAISCQQISLDAGLHIQNRLTEFLSIRLQEKERVLYAFPRPDAVANCTVSELKKIGYSTHKSETLIQIAAAIVDDQSSFSSLENKSNDEVLSFLCRFKGIGRWTAEYVLLRGLGRTDIFPGDDVGAQNNLYQMLHLDKKPDYKKIAEITAKWYPYAGLVYFHLLLKKLDEKRVLK
- a CDS encoding nitric-oxide reductase large subunit; amino-acid sequence: MDYLSSNSIAEPINSDKVSNVLKWVLLITAIICFIILIWGTYKTYQLAPPLPQQFQSPSGQVVMTAEDIVAGKAGFQRADLMDYGSLYGMGSYFGEDYTAKYLVSLGRITEDKIAQQRFGKPFMNLAEGEQYVVRQAMQRDLQQTDLSQPISMLSQPVADAIVQLRNQISQTLLNHDPETGWTKAYSLNQQTALQTADFLIYSSLTTIAHRPGQNSSYTNNWPYEPTMGNTPTPNTFFWTWVSFCFVFLGFGAVLYIYHRFLSGPDDAFKTPIFWGFEPLTPSQRKVGQYFVIVALVLLIQIAVGVIMAHYYAERTGFYGININDFLPFNFLRDVHIQTPIVWIALSWVSAAVFMAPLISKKEAKRQGLLVDLLFWVTLFIVGGAIIGNYLGIMGYVNESWFWIGNQGLSYLQLGRLWQIGFCLGLFLWSFIVFRGMWPTWNGLKTATVEFWTGRIRLEHLFWASTINVAVLYCFGMIPLTGIEKSFTITDFWRWWVVHLWVEQSFEFFAACATAYLLMGTGLVSRALAERTMYFETILIFLGGIIGTGHHWYWTGTPDLWVPLGTMFSFIEVLPLVLLIIDSIEHRQLIKRERAFTYNLAYVYILGASFWNFVGAGVFGGGTLNAPLVNYYEHGTFLTLNHAHTALFGAFGLLGLGLIYFCLRYAAGDRYPWSDRLGIWAFWLYNLGLVLWIVLNFFPIGWAQLMDVYEHGFAHSRSLEFYNTTLLWQWLRFPGDVVFALGALLMAYDFIKKLRPFFPRWVGAKTLEQQPVEDLRAM
- a CDS encoding DUF488 family protein, whose product is MPELFTIGHSTHTLQEFLEIIQAHQITHVVDVRTIPRSRTVPWFNKGEFEKSLGKEKIAYTHIAKLGGLRKVEKNSINTGWRNPSFRGFADYMQTEDFLEGIDALNHLIKDYKVAIMCAEAVPWRCHRSLIGDAEIIRDYTVWDIMNKTTAKPHQLTSFAVVDKKKEPVQIYYPQQ